CGACATCGAGATCCGAACCCCGGACGGCCCCCGAACGGTGAGCGACGCCCTGAGCGACGTCGACATCACCTACTTCGAGCGCCGCCAGGAGTTCGAAGCCAGCGTGCGCGAGGCGGTCGGAACCGGGCCCGTGCCGACGGCGGACGACGACTCGTAGGCCGTCGGAAACGGCGGTAGCTGCGCGGCTTCTGTCCGTTCTCTCGGGAAACGATCGTTTCGACCGCTGATGGGGTCGACTCGTTAGCTGTCTTCCTTTAGCCGACCAGTAGCTGTAGCAGAGTGGCTCCCTCCGCGCCGTAGCTGAACGCGAGGTAGGCGATCCCGAAGAGCGTGGCGTTGTAGGCCCCGTGGATGAGTATCGGGACGACGAGGTTGTTCGTGCGTTCGTAGGTCGCGCCGAAGACGAGCGCGGGGACGAACAGAACCGCGACGGTGACCACGAGCGCCCGGACGGACCCGCTCAGCGCGAGGATGTGGACGGGCGCGAAGCTCGCGCTCGAGAGCACGACCGATCCGACCGGGCCGAACGATTCGCGGAGCCGCCCCTGGACGGCACCGCGGAACAGCAGCTCCTCGCCGGGGGCGATCAGGAGGAAGGCGAGCGGGATGAGCCACAGCAGGGTTCCCGGGTCCTGGAGGGCGGCCTGGTCGGTTCGTTCGGCCATCGGCGCGCCGATCGCGACGGCGGCGAACAACAGCGTAAAGACCAGTAGGAGAACGAGAAAGTAGCCACCGACGGTCCAGGCCACGTCGCGGATCGTCGGCAGTCGGGTTCGAACGAACGAGCCGAATCGTATGCCCCGCAGTCGGAGGTACGCGAGCGTGGTGATCGGGAAGGCGATACCCTGGAGGACGACCAGTCCGAGGACGGTCTCGGCGGTCAACGAGAGTCGTACGCCGAGGGCGGGAAGCCCCAACAGAACGGCGAGGCTGAGAACCCCTCCGAGGACGAACCCGGCGACGATGACCAACACGGCGACCACGACCGCCCGGAGGCGGCCCATCAGTCCGGCTGTCGTTGCCATGACGACTGTCGGTCGCGGGGGGTCAAAAATCCGGGTATCGTCTCACGCGAACGCGTCGAGTCGCGACTGAACGCCAGCCACCATCGTCGACTTCCGGCGGAGCCGCCCGAGCGAGACCGGGAGCTGCGGTTCGAGGTCGCGGAGCGCGTTCCCGAAGGACTCGGCTTGCCCGCCCTCGGCGTCGAAGGCGTTGCGAACCGTCTCGCGGACCTGCCAGACGCCCGTCGGGCCCCAGTAGTCGGGCGTCACGTGCCGGAGGACGAGCACCGAGGCCTGGCGGTTGCGCTCGCGGAGGTGTTCGAGCACACCCAGTCGAGCCGCGTAGTACGCCCCTGCGGTCTCGGTGACGTAGCCCGTCCGGCCCTCGTAGCCCTCGCGGTCGGCGGCGATCCACATTCCCCGATCGGGGTCGGGGTTCCAGACGCTGCCCGGGGCTTTGAGCTCGACGAGCTCGAACTCCCAGTCGCCGGGCGCGAGCAGCACCCAGAACTTGTTTCCGAGGTACTCGTTGTAGTAGACCTCGGTCTTATCGACCGCCGTGGCGTTGTGGACCCCGCCCCGGAGGAATTTTCCCACCGTGTCGTCGACCGCGGTGATCGACCAGCGGGTGGGAACCAGCCGTCGAGTCTCGGTCTCGCCGAGCGCGCCCGCCGAGAGGATGGTGTTGATGTCGTAGACGTCGTAGCCCCGGTTGTAGAGGTAGTTCATCGCGCCCTCGGCGCGCCAGTCGTCGTCTTCGAGGGTCTTCTTCACCGGGCGCGGGACGTGCGGGTTCTCGGTGAGCGTCGCGCTCTTGGCGTGGGCACGGGGACCGGTCGGCGAAGAGACGTCCGCCTCGGAGACCGAGAAGTCCACGTCGAGCGGGCCGTCGAGGCCGACCTCGATGTCCACCGGCCTATCGGCGATGGCGACCTCGCGCTGGGTGCCGAGAAACCCGTTCCAGGCGTCGGCGACGTTGCCGACGTCGGTCTTCCGGGAGGTGTTGACCAATCCCGTCCGGTGCTGGAAGACGTCCTCGATCGAGAAGCCCTGGTCGTACCACTGGCCGCTGGTCTCGAAGTCGGCGGCGCGCTCCTCGTGGCCGACGGGCGAGAGCAGTCCGGTCGAGACGTTGGGGTACGACGACCGGCCGACGAAGATCGTCGGTGAGGTACTCCCGAGGAGGGCATCGCCGGAGACGCGTTTGTTGAACTCGTACTCGACGTCGTCGAGGTAGTCGGTGATGGCGTAGGACTTCTCCTTCACCAGTTCGCGACGCTCGGCGGCCTCGTCGCGTTCGATCTCCTCGAAATACTCGTCGAGTCGCATCGAACGTAACGAGGAGTCGAGCGGCTTTGAACGCTTGGGTGGACAGTGCTGGGTGACGGAATCGCTCGACAGCGACGCGGTCCGCTACGTTTCTTGCTCGCGCATCGCGGCACCGATGCCCGTCCCGATAGCGACGAGAACGGCTGTGATGAGGGCGGATACTGCGGCGCTCCTCCCGGAGAACCCGAGCCACGAGAACAGCACGATACCGCCGATGAGCGCGCCAAAGATCCCACCAAGCGCACCCTTCAGCCCGGTCTGAACCGTCGTTCTATCGAGGGACATGGATTCGTTTCGTCGAATGAACGACTGAACTCGGGGGGTCGTCTCGGTTTCGGTCGGCTCCTCGTGGGCTTGAACCCCCGGACCGGCGCGCGCTCGTCGCCCGTGTGCGAACGATAGTGAGCACCGGGCGCGGACATTGCGCGAGGGATGAGCACCGCAGCGAGCCGAAGGCGAGCGAGGAGCGCAGTCGGTTGGGGAGGCTCGTGGCTGTCGCTGGGCGGTCGGTGGTGCAGTAGCGGTTGCGGGGGTTGTTGGTAGTTGTACCGCGAGCGAGGCGGAGCCGAGCGAGCGGCCCTTTTTAGTCCAGGTTTTTGCGAGGAGTGGTTCGCCGGAGGCGAACCCGACGAAGCAAAAAAGTGGGGCTTTAGCCGTGGATGCCCATCGCCTCGATCTGTTCTTGATACCGATTCCGAATGGTGACCTCGGTCACCTGGGCGACGTCGGCGACCTCGCGCTGGGTCTTCTTCTCGTTACAGAGCAGGGAGGCGGCGTAGATGGCGGCGGCGGCGTAGCCGGTCGGGGATTTCCCCGAGAGCAGACCCTTCTCGGCGGTGGTCTCGATGATGTCGTTGGCCTTCGACTGGACCTCCTCCGAGAGGGTGAGCTCCGAGCAGAAGCGGGGGACGTACTTCTTCGGGTCGACGGGTCGCATCTCGAGTGCGAGCTCCTGGGAGACGTACCGATAGGTCCGGCCGATCTCCTTTCTGTTGACACGGGAGACCTCGGAGATCTCTTCGAGCGAGCGCGGGATGCCCTCCTTCCGGCAGGCGGCGTAGAGCGCCGAGGTGGCGACGCCCTCGATGGAGCGCCCACGGATGAGGTCCTCGGCGAGCGAGCGGCGGTAGATGACCGACGCGACCTCGCGAACGGAGCGGGGGACCCCGAGCGCGCTCGCCATCCGGTCGATCTCCGAGAGGGCGAACTGGAGGTTGCGTTCGCCGGCGTCCTTCGTCCGGATCCGCTCCTGCCACTTTCGGAGGCGGTGCATCTGGGAGCGCTTCTTCGAGGAGATGGAGCGACCGTAGGCGTCCTTGTCCTTCCAGTCGATGGTCGTCGTCAGGCCCTTGTCGTGCATCGTCTGGGTGGTCGGCGCACCCACGCGGCTCTTCTGCTGGCGCTCGGCGTGGTTGAACGCCCGCCACTCCGGGCCGGGGTCGATGTTCTCCTCCTCGACAACGAGTCCACAGTCCTCACAGATGAGCTCGCCCCGGTCCGCGCTCTTGACCAGGTTCTCGGAATCGCACTCCGGACACCCCCGCACGCCCTCTCGTTCGTCGTCTTCGGTTTCGGTCTCGGCCTGCCGCTCCCGCTGACGAGTGGACCGTGTCATTGCACTTTTATAGTAGTATCGTGGCGAGTTATAAACTTTGTGTGGGTCCCCGTTCGGCCCGCTTTTCCCGCGCTGTCCGGCGGCTTTGCCGGTGTCCGTCCGTTGAAGGTCGTCGTTTCGGTCCGGATCGACGTCCGGCGACCGACCGGAATCGCTTTGGCCGCGCTGGCTCGACTCGGGGTGATGCCCGTGATGGAGTGCGACATCGAGCACGCCCGCGAGCGCCTCGAAACCGCCGGGGTCGCCGTCGAACCGGGGAACACCGACCACGAACGCTGGCGAGCCACCCACGAGGGGGCGACCGCGGTGGCCTACGAGGGAAAGCTCGTGATCCAGGGCGCGAACCCGGCGAAGCTCGAAGCGATCGTTCGCGAGGCCGGCGGCCGCGCCCACTGTTACTTCGATGGCGCGTCGCGCGGCAATCCCGGTCCCGCGGCGGTCGGCTGGGTGATCGTCGACAGCTCGGGGATCGTCACCGAGGGGAGCGAGCGGATCGGCGAGACCACCAACAACCGCGCCGAGTACGAGGCCCTGCTGCGCGTGCTCGAACTCGCCCGGGAGTACGGCTTCTCGACCGTCGACATCCGGGGTGACTCCCAGCTCGTCGTCGAACAGGTCCGGGGGGCCTGGGACACCAACGACCCCGGGCTCCGCGAGCGCCGGGTCCGGGCGCGCGAACTCCTCGACGGGTTCGACGAGTGGTCGATAGAACACGTCCCGCGCGAGGTCAACGAACGGGCCGACCGCCTGGCGAACGAGGCCTTCGATGGCTGAGCTCCCGACCGAGGTCGCCGACGAGGCCGAACGGCTCACCCGGCTCGCGCGGACGGCGACCGACCCCAACGAGCGCGCCGCCCGCCGCGAGCGCCGCGACGACCGTCTCGCCGGGCACGGGTTCACGGCACGGGTCCGCGAGGACCCCGACGGGGACGTCCTGGTCTGCTATCCGAGCGAGTGGATCGTGGACGGGGAGGTTCAGGTCGATCGGATCGAGGACACGGACCGGGCGGTCGAGCGCCCGCTCTCGGGAATCGAGCCGGGAGGGGACTGGGAAGCGCTCGCGACGCACAACAACCGCGTCGCCGAGCGCGTCGCCGACGCCCACGGTCCGGTCCACGGCGCGAACGCACGCGTCTTCGCTGATTTCATGAGCAACCACCGCGCCCGCCGGGTGGGGACGGCGACCGAGGCAGACCGGGCGGAGTTCCGAACCGAGTACTTCGTCCGGAACGCCTGGCCCACCGACGACCAGCGGGCGGCGGTCGAGACCTCGCTGTCGCTGGTCGCGGACGTGGCTTCTACGCTCGAAAACGACGGGTGACCCCGGTCGGGGTCCGGTTACTGCGTCTCGACGAGGTCCCGCACCGTCTCCGCCCGGTCGTCGTCGGTGACGAACTTCGAGAGGGTCCATTCGAGCTTGTCGATGACGGCATCGTAGCCCTCGTCGGTCAGCTCGTACTGGTTGGTTCGTTTGTCGAGCTCGCTCTTTTCGACCAGCCCGAGCTCGACGAGGTCGTCGAGGTTGGGGTAGAGCCGCCCGTGGTTGACCTCCGAGTCGTAGTACGATTCGAGCTCGCGCTTGATCGCCAGCCCGTACATCGCGTCGTCCGACAGGATCGCGAGGATGTTCTGTTGGAACGCCGTGAGGTCGCGGGCGACGCTTCGGTCCGTTACCGTTCGTGTCTCTGACATCGGGCCGACAGATGTCATCTAACTATTTAATACTTCCTAACTATATCGGGAAACGGGGAGATCCGGCCGGGAACCGACGGAGCGGGCTTTTCGGTCGGGAACCGAACCCGCTGCCGGTTCGCGAACGCGATACCGTGGAGCAGACGTTCGGATAGAAAATACTTTTTGGCTGCCTTCCGGAGGGGGGATGATGGTGAACCTCTGGACGGACCTCGAGACCGGCCCGGACGCGCCCGAGACGATCCACGCCGTGGTGGAGTGTCTCAAGGGCGACCGCAACAAGTACGAGTACGACAAGGACATCCCCGGGATGGTGCTCGACCGGGTGCTCCACTCGAACGTCCACTACCCCCACGACTATGGCTTCATCCCGCAGTGTTACTACGACGACGGCGACCCGTTCGACGTGCTCGTGTTGGTCGAGGACGGGACCTTCCCCGGCTGCGTCATCGAGGTGCGGCCGGTGGCGCTGATGGGGATGGACGACGACGGCGAGCAGGACGACAAGGTCATCGCGGTCCCGGTCGAGGACCCCCGATTCGACCACATCGAGGACTTGGAGGACATCCCCCAGCAGGAACGCGACGAGATCACGGAGTTCTTCGAGACCTACAAGAACCTCGAAGCGGGCAAGGAGGTCGAGACCCTGGGCTGGGAGGACAAGCAGGCGGCCCACGACGCGATCGAGCACGCCCAGGAGCTCTACGAGGAACAGTTCGGATAGCCCCCGAAGCGGTTCTTTTTCCGGCCCCACGTACCGAAAACGACGACCGAAAGCGAACCATCTTTGTGTCCCTCCGGAGTTAGGCCTCCATGGGACTATTCGACCGGATCCGCGGCGACGACGACGCCCCACGGGTCGCTTTCTTCGGCATCGACGGCGTTCCGTACAGCCTGATAGAGGACAACCCGGACGTCTTCGAGAACCTCACCGCGATCGCGAACGAGGGGAGTTCGAACGCGATCGAGTCGATCGTGCCGCCCGAGTCCAGCGCGTGCTGGCCCTCGCTCACGACCGGCGTGAACCCGGGCGAGACGGGCGTCTACGGTTTCCAGGACCGCGAGGTCGGCTCCTACGAGACCTACGTCCCGATGGGCCGCGACGTCCAGGCCGACCGCGTCTG
This genomic interval from Halococcus hamelinensis 100A6 contains the following:
- a CDS encoding DUF5789 family protein, which produces MADDEADDEEENEPVVELGERKAVEGAPLARVAARLTWGITRSDLERRVGDIEIRTPDGPRTVSDALSDVDITYFERRQEFEASVREAVGTGPVPTADDDS
- a CDS encoding CPBP family intramembrane glutamic endopeptidase, which gives rise to MATTAGLMGRLRAVVVAVLVIVAGFVLGGVLSLAVLLGLPALGVRLSLTAETVLGLVVLQGIAFPITTLAYLRLRGIRFGSFVRTRLPTIRDVAWTVGGYFLVLLLVFTLLFAAVAIGAPMAERTDQAALQDPGTLLWLIPLAFLLIAPGEELLFRGAVQGRLRESFGPVGSVVLSSASFAPVHILALSGSVRALVVTVAVLFVPALVFGATYERTNNLVVPILIHGAYNATLFGIAYLAFSYGAEGATLLQLLVG
- the nreA gene encoding DNA repair protein NreA, translating into MRLDEYFEEIERDEAAERRELVKEKSYAITDYLDDVEYEFNKRVSGDALLGSTSPTIFVGRSSYPNVSTGLLSPVGHEERAADFETSGQWYDQGFSIEDVFQHRTGLVNTSRKTDVGNVADAWNGFLGTQREVAIADRPVDIEVGLDGPLDVDFSVSEADVSSPTGPRAHAKSATLTENPHVPRPVKKTLEDDDWRAEGAMNYLYNRGYDVYDINTILSAGALGETETRRLVPTRWSITAVDDTVGKFLRGGVHNATAVDKTEVYYNEYLGNKFWVLLAPGDWEFELVELKAPGSVWNPDPDRGMWIAADREGYEGRTGYVTETAGAYYAARLGVLEHLRERNRQASVLVLRHVTPDYWGPTGVWQVRETVRNAFDAEGGQAESFGNALRDLEPQLPVSLGRLRRKSTMVAGVQSRLDAFA
- a CDS encoding transcription initiation factor IIB; translation: MTRSTRQRERQAETETEDDEREGVRGCPECDSENLVKSADRGELICEDCGLVVEEENIDPGPEWRAFNHAERQQKSRVGAPTTQTMHDKGLTTTIDWKDKDAYGRSISSKKRSQMHRLRKWQERIRTKDAGERNLQFALSEIDRMASALGVPRSVREVASVIYRRSLAEDLIRGRSIEGVATSALYAACRKEGIPRSLEEISEVSRVNRKEIGRTYRYVSQELALEMRPVDPKKYVPRFCSELTLSEEVQSKANDIIETTAEKGLLSGKSPTGYAAAAIYAASLLCNEKKTQREVADVAQVTEVTIRNRYQEQIEAMGIHG
- the rnhA gene encoding ribonuclease HI, translated to MPVMECDIEHARERLETAGVAVEPGNTDHERWRATHEGATAVAYEGKLVIQGANPAKLEAIVREAGGRAHCYFDGASRGNPGPAAVGWVIVDSSGIVTEGSERIGETTNNRAEYEALLRVLELAREYGFSTVDIRGDSQLVVEQVRGAWDTNDPGLRERRVRARELLDGFDEWSIEHVPREVNERADRLANEAFDG
- a CDS encoding DUF7108 domain-containing protein, with amino-acid sequence MAELPTEVADEAERLTRLARTATDPNERAARRERRDDRLAGHGFTARVREDPDGDVLVCYPSEWIVDGEVQVDRIEDTDRAVERPLSGIEPGGDWEALATHNNRVAERVADAHGPVHGANARVFADFMSNHRARRVGTATEADRAEFRTEYFVRNAWPTDDQRAAVETSLSLVADVASTLENDG
- a CDS encoding PadR family transcriptional regulator codes for the protein MSETRTVTDRSVARDLTAFQQNILAILSDDAMYGLAIKRELESYYDSEVNHGRLYPNLDDLVELGLVEKSELDKRTNQYELTDEGYDAVIDKLEWTLSKFVTDDDRAETVRDLVETQ
- a CDS encoding inorganic diphosphatase, whose amino-acid sequence is MVNLWTDLETGPDAPETIHAVVECLKGDRNKYEYDKDIPGMVLDRVLHSNVHYPHDYGFIPQCYYDDGDPFDVLVLVEDGTFPGCVIEVRPVALMGMDDDGEQDDKVIAVPVEDPRFDHIEDLEDIPQQERDEITEFFETYKNLEAGKEVETLGWEDKQAAHDAIEHAQELYEEQFG